A part of Onthophagus taurus isolate NC chromosome 7, IU_Otau_3.0, whole genome shotgun sequence genomic DNA contains:
- the LOC111429160 gene encoding large ribosomal subunit protein uL24m codes for MRLTQILSAISKYSKDYSNLPDRYIKRSMEQVYWKNPKGIQYKPNAVVQRKNFKMTMNRPWTGQFHQQNTAGRHHKKVFVEPIKDWSFFRGDRVEILVGKDKGKQGIVKQVIQERNWVVVEGLNCHLRKVGGEKNFSGVYIQSEAPLLVTNQVSLVDPADLKSTKIEWRFTEDGQKVRVSARTGRIIPIPATSDTTVDYKTKGTYKEQPKDTAADDVAAITFEPKLKTFEMEIMDNMGIKEDRVPPKSYWY; via the coding sequence atgcGTTTAACTCAAATATTATCAGCAATAAGTAAATATTCGAAAGATTACTCAAATTTACCTGATAGATACATAAAAAGGTCGATGGAACAAGTATACTGGAAAAACCCGAAAGGTATCCAATACAAACCTAACGCAGTAGTACAAcgcaaaaactttaaaatgacaatGAATCGTCCGTGGACTGGACAATTCCACCAACAAAACACCGCTGGAAGGCatcataaaaaagtttttgtagaACCCATAAAAGATTGGAGTTTCTTTCGAGGTGATCGTGTTGAAATTTTAGTTGGTAAAGATAAAGGTAAACAAGGAATAGTCAAACAAGTTATACAAGAAAGGAATTGGGTGGTTGTTGAAGGCTTAAATTGTCACCTAAGGAAAGTTGGGGGtgagaaaaatttttctggGGTTTACATCCAATCGGAAGCTCCATTATTAGTGACAAACCAAGTGTCATTAGTAGATCCAGctgatttaaaatcaactaAAATTGAGTGGAGGTTTACTGAAGATGGACAAAAAGTTCGAGTTTCTGCACGAACTGGAAGAATTATTCCCATTCCTGCAACTTCAGACACAACAGTTGATTATAAGACCAAAGGTACTTATAAAGAACAACCTAAAGATACAGCGGCTGATGATGTTGCTGCTATTACATTTGAACCAAAACTAAAAACGTTTGAAATGGAAATTATGGATAATATGGGAATTAAAGAAGATAGAGTACCACCTAAATCTtattggtattaa